In the Saccharococcus thermophilus genome, GGCCATTACCGCACTTCATTTGGGCAGTGGACGATGAAAACAAAAACGGATCAAATCGAGTTTCATTACGATGATAAGCGGAAAAAAGGCCGATTGTTTGTATCGTACCAACTGCAGATGCAAAATGAACAAACAGGACGCCACGCGATGACGATTATGTTTAAGGGGGTATAGATGATGAACATTGTTGAACAGATGAAAGAACGGATTAAAGAGGAAATTAAACACGCTGTCATTAGCGCCGGGCTTGCAAAAGCGGAAGAAATGCCGGATGTGATTTTAGAAGTGCCTAGAGAAAAAGCGCACGGCGACTATTCCACGAATATGGCGATGCAGCTGGCCCGCATTGCCAAAAAACCGCCGCGGGTGATCGCGGAAGCAATCGTACAGCACTTTGACCGGACAAAAGCGTCCATCGCCAAGATTGACATTGCCGGTCCAGGGTTTATTAACTTTTATATGGATAACCGTTATTTGACAGAGCTGATCCCAGCGATCATTCAAGCAGGGCAGGCCTACGGGGAGACGAATGTCGGAAACGGGCAAAAAGTGCAAGTTGAATTTGTTTCCGCCAATCCGACCGGCGATTTGCATTTAGGCCATGCCCGCGGCGCCGCGGTCGGTGATTCGCTATGCAACATTTTAGAAAAAGCCGGATTTGACGTAACGCGCGAATATTATATTAACGATGCCGGCAACCAAATTTACAACTTGGCCAAATCAGTCGAAGCCCGTTACTTTCAGGCGCTCGGCATCGAGAAAGCCATGCCGGAAGACGGCTATTACGGCGAAGATATTGTGGAGATCGGGAAAAAGCTGGCCGAGGAGTACGGAGATAAATTTGTTCATACCGACGAACAAGAGCGGCTTGCCTTTTTCCGCGAATACGGACTCAAATATGAATTAGAAAAGATTAAAAAAGATTTGGCTGATTTCCGTGTCTCGTTCGACGTATGGTATTCGGAAACCTCCTTATATACGAGCGGGAAAATTGACGAAGCGCTGGCGGTGCTGCGCGAGCGCGGCCATATTTATGAAAAAGACGGGGCGACATGGTTCCGCTCGACAACATTTGGCGATGATAAAGACCGCGTGTTAATCAAAAAAGACGGTACGTATACGTATTTGCTGCCGGATATCGCCTACCACCAAGATAAGCTTCGCCGCGGATTTGAAAAAATCATTAACATTTGGGGCGCGGACCATCATGGCTATATTCCGCGGATGAAAGCGGCGATTGCGGCGCTCGGTTATGACCCGGATGCATTAGAAGTGGAAATTATCCAATTAGTTAACTTGTACCAAAACGGCGAACGGGTCAGAATGAGCAAGCGCACCGGCAAAGCGGTGACGATGCGCGAATTAATGGAAGAGGTCGGCTTGGATGCGACCCGTTACTTCTTTGCGATGCGCTCGAGCGACACGCATTTGGATTTTGATATGGATCTGGCCGTGTCGCAATCGAATGAAAATCCGGTGTACTATGTGCAATACGCCCATGCCCGCGTCTCTAGCATTCTCCGCCAAGGCGAAGAGCAAAACTTGTCGTATGAAGGGGATTTGCAGCTCGATTATATCCAAACGGAAAAAGAAATCGAGCTGTTGAAAAAGCTTGGCGAGTTTCCAAGCGTAGTGGCAGAAGCAGCCTTGAAACGGATGCCGCACCGCGTGACCGGCTATGTGTTCGAGCTCGCATCGGCACTGCACAGCTTTTACAATGCGGAAAAAGTATTAGATCCGGAAAACGTCGAAAAAAGCCGGGCGCGCTTGGCGCTCATGAAGGCAGTGCAAATCACGCTGCAAAACGCCTTGGCATTGATCGGCGTATCGGCTCCGGAAAAAATGTAAGAAACGATGGCGGTGAACAAAAGGCGCCCATCCCGGCGGGAAGGAGCGCATCCATTCTGCCGCAAAAATGTCATCACGATGAAAGATATTTTTCTACAATAACAGAGGGGGCGGTGTGACCCCTCTTTCTTATGGGCATAATGATGAAAAAGACAACATGGAGGAAATAGAGAATGAAAGAAGTGATTTTATCGCTGTTGACTGGGGCAGTGGTCGGCTTTTTATTTACGCTGTTCCGTTTGCCGATTCCTGCTCCGCCAGCTTTAGCCGGCATTGCTGGAATCGTTGGAGTATATTTAGGGATGAAAATATTTGAATGGATAAGCATTTTTTGGAAATAAAACAATGTTGAGGGCGGTCCCCTCAACATTGTTTTTTACAGCCAAGCGGAAAGCAGAGTCGATATCGATTCTTTGCCGCGGTCCCATAACGTGCGTTTTTTCCAAAAATCGAGCGTCAGTGCTTCCGAGCGGGCTAGATCGTGCTTAATCGCTTTTTTGACTTTGTGAACAAAATGGCGGTCGTATATATAACAATTGATTTCGCAATTCAAAAACAGGCTTCGCTTATCAAAGTTGGCGGTGCCGATATCGCACCATTCCGCATCCACCACCATCGTTTTCGCGTGATAGAATCCTTGATAAAAGCGGTAAATACGTGCTCCGGCTTTCAATAGACGGTAAAAATAAGGATAGGCTGCTTCTTTGACAAATAAGTGATCTGCCTTTAGCGGGACGAGAACCGTCACGTCGACGCCGCGTCGAAGGGCATCGAGCAGCGCGTTCATTACCGAGCGGCTAGGAATGAAATAGGGGCTGCCGATAATAATTTCTTTTTTGGCGCGGCCGATGACATCGATAAAGTGCTTTTCTAGCCCATGACCGTTCGTTGCGATCAGTTGGTGGGTGATTGTGCCTGCTTGAAGAGGAGGAAAATATTCGCCTTTGGCAATGGCAGTTTTCGTCGCCTCTTCCCAGTCGCGCAAAAACTGTGTTTGCAAATCATGAACCCCTTCGCCGGTAATTTTTAAATGATAATCACGCCACTCTCCGAAATTCGGATCTTTCCCAACGTATTCCTTACCGATATTAAAGCCGCCGATATACCCAATTTTTCCGTCGATCACCGTAATTTTTCGATGGTTGCGCCGATTGAGCCGGTAAAAGAAAAACGGAAATCGCGGTTTACGTGTGTAGGCGAATTCGATGCCGCTTGCCTCTAAGGAACGAATCAACGATTTTGGCAAGCTAAAGCTTCCCACCCAATCGACGAGAAGGCGGATGCGAACCCCTTCCTTTGCTTTTTGTTTTAGCAATTGGAAAAACGGCTGGCTCGTCTCATCATCCTTAATGATGTAAAACAAAATGTGAATATGATGTTTCGCCTGGCGAATCTCCGCAAAATAATCGGAAAAAAGATGCGTTCCGTTGATGAAAAAAGAAATGTCGCTAAGGCGCCGCGGATAGACGATTTTTTTGTTTTTATGCTGGAAAGCAAACATTCCGAGCTTGCCATCGAGATAAATTAACGCTAATATAATAGCAATAATGAAAAGCACAATCATTTCTTCCCCTCCTGATTGCATCGTTAGTTATTAATGTACCCGGCGCACACAAAAAATAGCAGGACATTATGTAAAAACATTATTGACTGAATGCTCATTCATTATGTAAAATAGACGCAAGGGCATAATTCTGAAAATTTATTTTGTTGTTAATATTTTTGATTGGCATCTCATCGATTCAAAGGGGGAAGGGGAGAGAGGCATGAATCCGCTATTAGTGATCAACTTTCTTGCGTTTTTGCTTGTAACCGCTTACGCCGTTTACTTGTTTGCCTACGTTGTAAAAACGCGGGCGATATACATTAAGCTCGGCAAAAAAGTCGAGTTTGATGAAAAAGTAAAGGAGCGCCTGCAAAAAATTTGGGTCAACGTCTTTGGCCAGAAAAAGCTTTTAAAAGATAAGAAAAGCGGCCTCATTCACGTCATCTTTTTCTACGGCTTTATTCTGGTGCAATTCGGAGCGATTGACTTTATTATTAAAGGTCTCGTTCCCGGGGCACATCTGCCGCTAGGACCGCTTTATCCGGGGTTTACGTTTTTCCAAGAAATTGTCACCTTGCTTATTTTGATTGTCGTATTTGCCGCGTTTTACCGTCGTTATATTGAAAAGCTCGTTCGCTTAAAACGCGATTTTAAAGCTGGTTTAGTACTCATCTTTATCGGTGGGCTAATGCTTTCCGTTTTGTTTGGCAACGGAATGGCCATGATTTGGCACGGGGAAGAAGCCTCGTGGAGCGAACCGGTCGCGTCGCTCATCGCCGGCGCGTTCCATTGGGTTGGCGAAACGGGTGCCGTGGTCTTATTCTTTATCGCTTGGTGGGTCCATTTATTGATTTTGCTTACCTTCTTAGTATACGTACCGCAGTCGAAACACGCTCACTTGATTGCTGCGCCGATTAACGTCTTTCTCAGCCGTTTGTCGCGGCCGAAATTATCAACCATCAATTTCGAAGATGAAACGCAGGAATCATTTGGTGTCGGGAAAATTGAAGATTTTACGCAAAAGCAGCTCATCGATTTATATGCCTGTGTGGAGTGCGGACGATGCACAAGCATGTGTCCGGCCACTGGAACAGGGAAAATGTTGTCGCCAATGGATTTGATTTTAAAATTGCGCGACCACCTGACCGAAAAAGGGGCAGCCGTTACGTCCCGGGCTCCGTGGGTGCCGACGTTTGCCTTTAAAAACACGAGAGGAAACCAAATAGCGTTTGCCGCGCAAGGCGCGCAGGAACAAGCGGCGACACTGGAGATGCCAAGCCTCATCGGCGATGTCATTACGGAAGAGGAAATTTGGGCTTGTACAACATGCCGCAACTGTGAAGACCAATGCCCGGTCATGAACGAGCACGTTGACAAAATTATCGACTTGCGCCGCTACCTTGTGCTGACAGAAGGAAAAATGAACCCGGATGCGCAGCGGGCGATGACCAATATTGAGCGCCAAGGAAACCCATGGGGACTGAACCGCAAAGAGAGAGAAAACTGGCGCGAGCTTCGCGAGGATGTGCACGTTCCGACGGTCAAAGAAATGAACAAAGCCGGCGAGGAGTTCGAATATTTATTCTGGGTCGGCTCGATGGGCTCGTTTGACAACCGCAGCCAAAAAATCGCCTTGGCGTTTGCGAAATTGTTAAATGAAGCGGGCGTGAAGTTTGCGATTTTAGGAAATAAAGAGAAAAACTCAGGTGACACGCCGCGCCGCTTAGGAAACGAGTTTTTATTCCAGGAACTTGCGGCCAACAATATCGCGGAATTTGAAAAAGCAGGCGTGAAAAAGATTGTGACGATCGACCCGCACGCCTACAACACGTTTAAAAACGAATATCCAGATTTCGGCTTCGAAGCGGAAGTATACCA is a window encoding:
- a CDS encoding (Fe-S)-binding protein, with product MNPLLVINFLAFLLVTAYAVYLFAYVVKTRAIYIKLGKKVEFDEKVKERLQKIWVNVFGQKKLLKDKKSGLIHVIFFYGFILVQFGAIDFIIKGLVPGAHLPLGPLYPGFTFFQEIVTLLILIVVFAAFYRRYIEKLVRLKRDFKAGLVLIFIGGLMLSVLFGNGMAMIWHGEEASWSEPVASLIAGAFHWVGETGAVVLFFIAWWVHLLILLTFLVYVPQSKHAHLIAAPINVFLSRLSRPKLSTINFEDETQESFGVGKIEDFTQKQLIDLYACVECGRCTSMCPATGTGKMLSPMDLILKLRDHLTEKGAAVTSRAPWVPTFAFKNTRGNQIAFAAQGAQEQAATLEMPSLIGDVITEEEIWACTTCRNCEDQCPVMNEHVDKIIDLRRYLVLTEGKMNPDAQRAMTNIERQGNPWGLNRKERENWRELREDVHVPTVKEMNKAGEEFEYLFWVGSMGSFDNRSQKIALAFAKLLNEAGVKFAILGNKEKNSGDTPRRLGNEFLFQELAANNIAEFEKAGVKKIVTIDPHAYNTFKNEYPDFGFEAEVYHHTELLAKLIDEGRLVPKYEVKERVTFHDSCYLGRYNDVYDAPRKILQAIPGVELVEMERNRERGMCCGAGGGLMWMEETTGNRINVARTEQALAVNPTVISSGCPYCLTMLTDGTKAKEVEDRVSTYDVAELLAKSVFGEEKEAAS
- the cls gene encoding cardiolipin synthase — translated: MIVLFIIAIILALIYLDGKLGMFAFQHKNKKIVYPRRLSDISFFINGTHLFSDYFAEIRQAKHHIHILFYIIKDDETSQPFFQLLKQKAKEGVRIRLLVDWVGSFSLPKSLIRSLEASGIEFAYTRKPRFPFFFYRLNRRNHRKITVIDGKIGYIGGFNIGKEYVGKDPNFGEWRDYHLKITGEGVHDLQTQFLRDWEEATKTAIAKGEYFPPLQAGTITHQLIATNGHGLEKHFIDVIGRAKKEIIIGSPYFIPSRSVMNALLDALRRGVDVTVLVPLKADHLFVKEAAYPYFYRLLKAGARIYRFYQGFYHAKTMVVDAEWCDIGTANFDKRSLFLNCEINCYIYDRHFVHKVKKAIKHDLARSEALTLDFWKKRTLWDRGKESISTLLSAWL
- a CDS encoding XapX domain-containing protein, with translation MKEVILSLLTGAVVGFLFTLFRLPIPAPPALAGIAGIVGVYLGMKIFEWISIFWK
- the argS gene encoding arginine--tRNA ligase; this encodes MNIVEQMKERIKEEIKHAVISAGLAKAEEMPDVILEVPREKAHGDYSTNMAMQLARIAKKPPRVIAEAIVQHFDRTKASIAKIDIAGPGFINFYMDNRYLTELIPAIIQAGQAYGETNVGNGQKVQVEFVSANPTGDLHLGHARGAAVGDSLCNILEKAGFDVTREYYINDAGNQIYNLAKSVEARYFQALGIEKAMPEDGYYGEDIVEIGKKLAEEYGDKFVHTDEQERLAFFREYGLKYELEKIKKDLADFRVSFDVWYSETSLYTSGKIDEALAVLRERGHIYEKDGATWFRSTTFGDDKDRVLIKKDGTYTYLLPDIAYHQDKLRRGFEKIINIWGADHHGYIPRMKAAIAALGYDPDALEVEIIQLVNLYQNGERVRMSKRTGKAVTMRELMEEVGLDATRYFFAMRSSDTHLDFDMDLAVSQSNENPVYYVQYAHARVSSILRQGEEQNLSYEGDLQLDYIQTEKEIELLKKLGEFPSVVAEAALKRMPHRVTGYVFELASALHSFYNAEKVLDPENVEKSRARLALMKAVQITLQNALALIGVSAPEKM